DNA sequence from the Candidatus Kaistella beijingensis genome:
TTTGCTACTTTCCCCAAATCAGGAATTGATAACAAAATTTACCGTAACTAATCCTCCCATTTTTATAGAACCTACTTTTAAAAATGATTGGAAAATTTTGACAGTTAAATCAGAAGGCGAATGGAAGGAACTATTAAATATAAATGGTTCATATCCGAGTAATCCAACAGTTTTGGATAAAGCATCCTATGATGCACCGAGTGGACATGCAGAAATTGCTTTTGACGAAAAGGAAAATTTAAAATTTTATAAATTCTAAGAAACACTGCACATAACATGTTTTGCAAGATGCGGTGTTGAAGGAAATCTCATCCCGAAGCTTCGGGATGGAAAATACCCGCAAAAAAACTTTTCCATTTTTTAGTTTTTTTCGTAATTTTAAAAAATGGAAAAAGTTTTTGCTAGAGATTGGTTCTCCTCTCGACTTTCAGTTTTCAGTAGCGCGCACTTCGGCAAAGCCCTTTTCCGTTACTTCATTGTTACGCTGAAAATTCCGCGAAGTTGATTTTCCTGATATCCTGTTGCTTTATCTTTGGGATAAAGTTTCTTAATTTCTGCGGCAACATTTGGCTTTATTTCTTTTCCAACGGTTCCGTGACATTGCAGACACATCGTGTTGGTTGTAATCGGCATATAAAATTGGTGGTCGTTTAACATCATTCCTTTAACGCTTTTTCCGGCTACCAAATCTGCTTTATATTTATTAATGATTTTCAGTTCTTCAGCATTTGCCAAATTTCTAGGGTTTCTTGGTTGGTCCGAAACCCTTTTGATAGCGACTTTATATTTATCCGAAACGCTCTTCGTTAAAGGAATGGCTTCAACATTACAAAATTCCAATGCTTTTTCTGCGCCTTCTTCTTTTAGCTTTTTCTGAAGATTTTTTCCGAGTAACTGTTTGGTTTCCAAAGCGTAATCCATCGCAATTTCTTCCTTGGTTTTAGCACTTGCAGGAATTGGTTTTCCATTTTGATTAAACTCTGCATTCATTTGTTTTTTGTAATGCTCTTTAAACCATTCGGGTTCAGGAATTTTGTAATCGTAGATAAATGCAGCAATTTTTTCAATATCTTTTTGATGGAAAGATTGGTACGGCATCAAACCATAACGCTGAACTGCGCCCGGCAATTTTGATTTTGAGGAATCGGGCTTTTGAACGTAATTCCAAATTTCTGCAATAAATTCTCCTTTTGTTTTTTGCTGTGCCAAATACCGTGCTTTTATCGCAATCATCGGCGGAGCAACGCGTTCACTTTCGGGAGTTACAGGGTTGTGACAGGCGTAACAGTTGGTTTTCATCAAACCAAAACCTTCTAAAGTTTCGCTTTCAGAGAGTTTTACAATATTATCTTCGGGAATTACTTCCCCTTTTTTTCCATTCTGTTGGTTGCAGGAAACGATTGCCGTTGCGGAAAATAATATTCCTAAATATAAATTTTTCATAAGTTGATTTTTCAGTTTTTCTAATTTTAATTAAAAACTTTGTTCCAAATATTATAACCTCCATTCAAATTCACGACATCAAATCCATTGTTTCGCAAAATTCTGTTGGCTAAATATCCGCGAAGTCCAACCTGACAGTAAACGGCGTATTTTCTATTTTTATCTAAATTCGGCAGTTCTTCACGAAGATGATCAACATTAAGGTTGACGGCGTTTTCAATATGTCCGTTTTCAAATTCATGTGGTGTTCTAACGTCCAAAATTACTGCATCGTTTTCCTTCACATATTCATTGAAATTATCGTAATTAATAACTTTTAAATCCCCTCTTAAAATATTTTCTGAGGCATAACCTGCAATATTGACCAAATCTTTCGCAGAATTATAGGGCGGAGCATAAGTAATTTCAATTTCCTGCAAATCCTGAACATTCAGATTGCCTTTTATTGCGGTTGCAATGATGTCAATCCGTTTATCTACGCCATCTTCACCAACGGCTTGCGCGCCGAAAATTTTTCCGTTTTTATCAAAAATAACTTTAAGGACAATATCTTTTGCACCCGGATAATAACCTGCGTGATGACCTTTGGTGATGATAATGGTTTGATAATCAATGTTATTTTGTTTCAGAATTTTCTCGTTTAAACCTGTGGAAGCCACGGAAAGTTCAAAAAATTTCAGAATGGAAGAACCCAAACTTCCGATATATTTTTGCTGATTTCCAAAAGTGATGTTGTCCGCAACCAACCGTCCCTGTCTGTTTGCAGGCCAAGCCAAAGGTATGAGGACTTTTTTACCGTTGATATAATTTGCCACTTCCACAGCGTCGCCAACAGCATAAATATCTTCATCAGAAGTTTGCATAAACTCG
Encoded proteins:
- a CDS encoding c-type heme family protein, producing the protein MKNLYLGILFSATAIVSCNQQNGKKGEVIPEDNIVKLSESETLEGFGLMKTNCYACHNPVTPESERVAPPMIAIKARYLAQQKTKGEFIAEIWNYVQKPDSSKSKLPGAVQRYGLMPYQSFHQKDIEKIAAFIYDYKIPEPEWFKEHYKKQMNAEFNQNGKPIPASAKTKEEIAMDYALETKQLLGKNLQKKLKEEGAEKALEFCNVEAIPLTKSVSDKYKVAIKRVSDQPRNPRNLANAEELKIINKYKADLVAGKSVKGMMLNDHQFYMPITTNTMCLQCHGTVGKEIKPNVAAEIKKLYPKDKATGYQENQLRGIFSVTMK
- a CDS encoding FAD-dependent oxidoreductase encodes the protein MKIIIIGGVAGGATAATRLRRLSEENEIIIFEKGEYVSFANCGLPYHIGGVIAERDKLLLQTPESLKERYNLDTRVFSEILSINREEKTVTVKNLKTNEIYTETYDKLLLSPGAEPIKPPFEGINSDKIFTLRNIADMDKIIKQTSEKRNFVVVGGGFIGLEIAENLIDKGKKVRLVELGNQVMAPVDFEIASFVHNKAKEKGLELLLETGVKKFEDHDEHIRVFFDENTFIQTEAVILAIGVKPETALAKNAGLEIGETGGILINEFMQTSDEDIYAVGDAVEVANYINGKKVLIPLAWPANRQGRLVADNITFGNQQKYIGSLGSSILKFFELSVASTGLNEKILKQNNIDYQTIIITKGHHAGYYPGAKDIVLKVIFDKNGKIFGAQAVGEDGVDKRIDIIATAIKGNLNVQDLQEIEITYAPPYNSAKDLVNIAGYASENILRGDLKVINYDNFNEYVKENDAVILDVRTPHEFENGHIENAVNLNVDHLREELPNLDKNRKYAVYCQVGLRGYLANRILRNNGFDVVNLNGGYNIWNKVFN